From Anopheles coluzzii chromosome 3, AcolN3, whole genome shotgun sequence, the proteins below share one genomic window:
- the LOC120957014 gene encoding histone H4, whose translation MTGRGKGGKGLGKGGAKRHRKVLRDNIQGITKPAIRRLARRGGVKRISGLIYEETRGVLKVFLENVIRDAVTYTEHAKRKTVTAMDVVYALKRQGRTLYGFGG comes from the coding sequence ATGACCGGTCGCGGCAAGGGAGGCAAGGGACTGGGAAAGGGAGGAGCCAAGCGTCATCGCAAGGTGCTGCGCGATAACATCCAGGGCATCACCAAGCCCGCCATCCGCCGTCTGGCTCGCCGTGGCGGCGTGAAGCGTATCTCCGGCCTGATCTACGAAGAGACGCGCGGTGTGCTGAAGGTGTTCCTGGAGAACGTGATCCGCGATGCGGTCACCTACACCGAGCACGCCAAGCGCAAGACGGTCACGGCGATGGATGTGGTGTACGCTCTGAAGCGCCAGGGCCGTACGCTCTACGGATTCGGAGGTTAA